GAAAGAGTGGTATGCCGGGGATGGCTTCTATTCAGACGGGCCGCAGTTTTCACTGGATTACTACAATGGCTATGTCATCCATCCTATGCTGACGGATATGCTGAAAGTGCTTGCCGACAATAAACAGGGAAGCAAGGCCGACTATGATCAGGCGATGAAGCGTATGCAGCGTTTTGCAGAACTGCAGGAACGTATGATCGCACCAGATGGTACCTATCCGGCATTAGGCAGGTCGATGACCTACCGTACGGCCGCATTTCAGCCACTGGTACAACTGGCGCTGATGCACCAGCTACCGGAAGGAATTGCACCTGCACAGGTACGTTGTGCCATGACAGCCATCATGAAACGGATCTTTGAGCAGGAAGGTACCTTCGATAAAAACGGCTGGCTGCAACTGGGGATCTGTGGTCATCAGCCGGAAGTGGCAGATGTCTATACTTCTACCGGAAGTTTATATATCTGTACCAATGGCTTCCTGGCACTGGGATTGCCAGCCGAAGACCCGTTCTGGGCTGCACCTGCCGCAGAATGGACGGCGCAGAAAGTATGGTCCGGCAAACCGGTTAAAAAAGATTACCACGTTACTTATTAAACATCAGTAAAAACTAATAACAACAGATAAAGTATTATGAGCAAACAATATGAATCCCGTTATGCAAGCAGTCCTGCTGAAGTAAAGCAGATGGATACTGCTACACTGAGAGAGGCATTTCTGATACCGCGTGTATTTGAGGCAGATGAAATCACCTGGGTACATACCCATTTCGACCGTTATCTGACCGGTGGTGCAATGCCTGTGAAAACAGCGCTGAAACTGGAAATTATTGACCTGCTGAAAGCTGATTATTTCCTGCAACGCAGAGAGTTGGGAATGATCAACGTAGGAGGAGATGGTATTGTAGAAGCTGATGGCGTACAATATGAAATTGCTTTTAAAGAAGCTTTATATATCGGAAAAGGTACACAACAGGTAACTTTCCGTAGTAAAGACGCTGCTAATCCGGCTAAATTCTACCTGAACTCTACACCTGCTCATCATACCTATCCAACTAAAAAGGTTACAAAAAATGAAGCGGAAGTGGTGACCCTGGGTGCCCTGGAAACATCTAACCACCGTACTATCAATAAACTGCTGGTAAATTCTGTACTGGAAACCTGTCAGTTACAGATGGGTATGACCGAACTGAAACCGGGCAGTGTATGGAATACCATGCCGGCACATACGCATGACAGAAGAATGGAAGTTTATTTCTATTTTGAAGTACCGGAAGGACAGTCTGTATGCCACTTTATGGGTCAGCCGCAGGAAACCAGGCATATCTGGATGCAGAACGAACAGGCGGTTA
This window of the Chitinophaga sp. Cy-1792 genome carries:
- the kduI gene encoding 5-dehydro-4-deoxy-D-glucuronate isomerase — translated: MSKQYESRYASSPAEVKQMDTATLREAFLIPRVFEADEITWVHTHFDRYLTGGAMPVKTALKLEIIDLLKADYFLQRRELGMINVGGDGIVEADGVQYEIAFKEALYIGKGTQQVTFRSKDAANPAKFYLNSTPAHHTYPTKKVTKNEAEVVTLGALETSNHRTINKLLVNSVLETCQLQMGMTELKPGSVWNTMPAHTHDRRMEVYFYFEVPEGQSVCHFMGQPQETRHIWMQNEQAVISPPWSVHSGAGTSNYTFIWGMAGENLDYGDMDHCKITELR